In the Theobroma cacao cultivar B97-61/B2 chromosome 1, Criollo_cocoa_genome_V2, whole genome shotgun sequence genome, one interval contains:
- the LOC18612360 gene encoding probable tyrosine-protein phosphatase At1g05000 isoform X1 codes for MKEDTNTELSQNQQQQQQGSQQMCKTIQVVATVDHVDMSPPVLSPVVVAANAGDDLNLIPPLNFAMVDNGIFRSGFPDSANFSFLQTLNLRSIIYLCPEPYPEANTEFLKSNGIRLFQFGIEGYKEPFVNIPEDTIREALKVVLDARNHPVLIHCKRGKHRTGCLVGCLRKLQRWCLSSVFDEYQRFAAAKARVSDQRFMELFDVSSLKHLPMSFSCSKK; via the exons atgAAAGAAGACACTAACACCGAACTCAGCCAAAaccaacaacaacaacaacaagggagCCAACAGATGTGCAAAACCATACAAGTTGTTGCCACCGTTGACCACGTCGACATGTCGCCGCCGGTCTTGTCTCCGGTGGTGGTCGCTGCCAACGCTGGAGATGACCTTAACTTGATTCCTCCGTTGAACTTTGCTATGGTTGACAATGGCATCTTCAGGTCGGGTTTCCCTGACTCAGCCAACTTCTCTTTTCTCCAAACACTTAACCTCCGCTCCATCAT ATATCTGTGTCCTGAGCCCTATCCAGAAGCCAACACTGAGTTCTTAAAGTCCAACGGGATCAGGCTTTTTCAGTTTGGAATTGAAGGTTACAAG GAGCCATTTGTAAATATCCCAGAGGACACAATTCGCGAAGCTCTAAAAGTTGTCCTCG ATGCAAGGAATCACCCAGTTCTAATTCACTGTAAACGAGGGAAG CACCGAACTGGCTGTCTGGTTGGATGCTTGAGAAAATTGCAAAGATGGTGTTTGTCATCTGTCTTTGATGAGTACCAAAGGTTTGCAGCCGCAAAAGCTAGAGTTTCAGATCAGAGGTTTATGGAGTTGTTTGATGTTTCTAGCTTAAAGCATCTGCCAATGTCATTTTCTTGCTCGAAGAAGTAA
- the LOC18612360 gene encoding probable tyrosine-protein phosphatase At1g05000 isoform X2, translating into MKEDTNTELSQNQQQQQQGSQQMCKTIQVVATVDHVDMSPPVLSPVVVAANAGDDLNLIPPLNFAMVDNGIFRSGFPDSANFSFLQTLNLRSIIYLCPEPYPEANTEFLKSNGIRLFQFGIEGYKEPFVNIPEDTIREALKVVLDARNHPVLIHCKRGKHRTGCLVGCLRKLQRWCLSSVFDEYQRFAAAKARVSDQRGEC; encoded by the exons atgAAAGAAGACACTAACACCGAACTCAGCCAAAaccaacaacaacaacaacaagggagCCAACAGATGTGCAAAACCATACAAGTTGTTGCCACCGTTGACCACGTCGACATGTCGCCGCCGGTCTTGTCTCCGGTGGTGGTCGCTGCCAACGCTGGAGATGACCTTAACTTGATTCCTCCGTTGAACTTTGCTATGGTTGACAATGGCATCTTCAGGTCGGGTTTCCCTGACTCAGCCAACTTCTCTTTTCTCCAAACACTTAACCTCCGCTCCATCAT ATATCTGTGTCCTGAGCCCTATCCAGAAGCCAACACTGAGTTCTTAAAGTCCAACGGGATCAGGCTTTTTCAGTTTGGAATTGAAGGTTACAAG GAGCCATTTGTAAATATCCCAGAGGACACAATTCGCGAAGCTCTAAAAGTTGTCCTCG ATGCAAGGAATCACCCAGTTCTAATTCACTGTAAACGAGGGAAG CACCGAACTGGCTGTCTGGTTGGATGCTTGAGAAAATTGCAAAGATGGTGTTTGTCATCTGTCTTTGATGAGTACCAAAGGTTTGCAGCCGCAAAAGCTAGAGTTTCAGATCAGAG AGGAGAATGCTAG
- the LOC18612360 gene encoding probable tyrosine-protein phosphatase At1g05000 isoform X4, with amino-acid sequence MKEDTNTELSQNQQQQQQGSQQMCKTIQVVATVDHVDMSPPVLSPVVVAANAGDDLNLIPPLNFAMVDNGIFRSGFPDSANFSFLQTLNLRSIIYLCPEPYPEANTEFLKSNGIRLFQFGIEGYKEPFVNIPEDTIREALKVVLDARNHPVLIHCKRGKHRTGCLVGCLRKLQRWCLSSVFDEYQRGEC; translated from the exons atgAAAGAAGACACTAACACCGAACTCAGCCAAAaccaacaacaacaacaacaagggagCCAACAGATGTGCAAAACCATACAAGTTGTTGCCACCGTTGACCACGTCGACATGTCGCCGCCGGTCTTGTCTCCGGTGGTGGTCGCTGCCAACGCTGGAGATGACCTTAACTTGATTCCTCCGTTGAACTTTGCTATGGTTGACAATGGCATCTTCAGGTCGGGTTTCCCTGACTCAGCCAACTTCTCTTTTCTCCAAACACTTAACCTCCGCTCCATCAT ATATCTGTGTCCTGAGCCCTATCCAGAAGCCAACACTGAGTTCTTAAAGTCCAACGGGATCAGGCTTTTTCAGTTTGGAATTGAAGGTTACAAG GAGCCATTTGTAAATATCCCAGAGGACACAATTCGCGAAGCTCTAAAAGTTGTCCTCG ATGCAAGGAATCACCCAGTTCTAATTCACTGTAAACGAGGGAAG CACCGAACTGGCTGTCTGGTTGGATGCTTGAGAAAATTGCAAAGATGGTGTTTGTCATCTGTCTTTGATGAGTACCAAAG AGGAGAATGCTAG
- the LOC18612360 gene encoding probable tyrosine-protein phosphatase At1g05000 isoform X3 yields the protein MKEDTNTELSQNQQQQQQGSQQMCKTIQVVATVDHVDMSPPVLSPVVVAANAGDDLNLIPPLNFAMVDNGIFRYLCPEPYPEANTEFLKSNGIRLFQFGIEGYKEPFVNIPEDTIREALKVVLDARNHPVLIHCKRGKHRTGCLVGCLRKLQRWCLSSVFDEYQRFAAAKARVSDQRFMELFDVSSLKHLPMSFSCSKK from the exons atgAAAGAAGACACTAACACCGAACTCAGCCAAAaccaacaacaacaacaacaagggagCCAACAGATGTGCAAAACCATACAAGTTGTTGCCACCGTTGACCACGTCGACATGTCGCCGCCGGTCTTGTCTCCGGTGGTGGTCGCTGCCAACGCTGGAGATGACCTTAACTTGATTCCTCCGTTGAACTTTGCTATGGTTGACAATGGCATCTTCAG ATATCTGTGTCCTGAGCCCTATCCAGAAGCCAACACTGAGTTCTTAAAGTCCAACGGGATCAGGCTTTTTCAGTTTGGAATTGAAGGTTACAAG GAGCCATTTGTAAATATCCCAGAGGACACAATTCGCGAAGCTCTAAAAGTTGTCCTCG ATGCAAGGAATCACCCAGTTCTAATTCACTGTAAACGAGGGAAG CACCGAACTGGCTGTCTGGTTGGATGCTTGAGAAAATTGCAAAGATGGTGTTTGTCATCTGTCTTTGATGAGTACCAAAGGTTTGCAGCCGCAAAAGCTAGAGTTTCAGATCAGAGGTTTATGGAGTTGTTTGATGTTTCTAGCTTAAAGCATCTGCCAATGTCATTTTCTTGCTCGAAGAAGTAA